TTATTCGTTTAATTAATGCGTTATTATCCGAAGCGATTAAAGAAAATGCGTCAGATATTCATATTGAACCTTTTGAAAGTCGTTTGGTGGTGCGTTTTCGTATTGATGGCGTGCTGCGCGAAGTGTTACAGCCGCGGCGGGTGCTTGCGCCTTTGTTGTGTTCACGTATTAAGGTCATGGCGAAATTGGACATTGCCGAAAAACGTTTGCCCCAAGATGGCAGAATTTCGTTAAAAATCGCAGGTCGTGCCGTAGATGTGCGGGTGTCTACGATTCCTTGTGGGCATGGGGAGCGGGTGGTTTTGCGTTTGTTAGACAAGCAAGCGGGGCGTTTAGATTTATCCCAAATCGGAATGCCTGACATGATGCAGCGGCGTTTACGCGAAGATTTACATAAACCCCATGGTATTTTTCTGGTCACAGGGCCTACGGGATCGGGTAAAACGACAACATTGTATGCGATGTTGAATTACCTTAATGACCGAAAACGCAATATTATGACCGTAGAAGACCCTATTGAATATTACTTAGATGGTGTAGGACAAACGCAGGTCAACAGCAAAGTGGGAATGAGTTTTGCGAAAGGGTTGCGGGCGATTTTGCGCCAAGACCCTGATGTGGTGATGGTTGGCGAAATTCGAGACGTAGAAACCGCACAAATCGCCGTCCAAGCCAGTTTAACAGGACACTTAGTGTTATCGACGTTGCACACCAACAGTGCGTTAGGCGCAGTGACCCGTTTACGCGACATGGGGGTTGAACCCTTTTTATTGTCATCCAGTTTATTGGGAGTCATGTCACAACGTTTGGTGCGGTTACTGTGTCCTGAATGTAAACAAGTAGAAATCCCCTCCGAATTAGAACGACAACGCTTTGGCTTGGCGAAAGATGTTGTATTATATCAAGCTGTAGGCTGTGAAGCGTGCAATGACATGGGTTATCGTGGTCGCACAGGAATTTATGAGCTAATTCAAGTGGATAGCAAACTACAACAAATGATTTACGAAGGAGCCAGCCAACACGCCTTAGAAGAATATGCCCAAAAAGACACCCTCAGCCTCACCCAAAGCGGCTGGCAACGCATTATTTCAGGTGATACATCAGTGGCGGAGGTGTTGCGGGTGACGAGGGAGTAGGGTTTGGGAGACCACGAAAAAACTACTTACGCCACACCGAAAAATATTCAAAGTAATTCCCCTCATTGGCTTTATGCGAAAAAATACAAGTGGCTTCAATGCGTAACAACGCTAAACTGGCTTGCATAAACGCTTCAAAACTCTGCGAATCCCACACATGCGCATGTTCACGGCGGTCTCGTATTTGTTGTAAATGAATGGCCAATATATCAGGCGATGTGCCAGCCCGTTCGGGATGCACCGCTTGTAAAAAATCTAAATAATGTTCATCGGTCACTTCAGTTACATTTTGCCGATATTCTTCTAATAAATGAGCAAAAGGCGTTAAATTTCTTCTTTTATCAAAAGTAAAATCTTTATCCGGTGCAGAAATGACCACGCATCCACCGGGCTTAATGACACGAAATAATTCTTCAATCACTCGAATAGGATTGGCAACATGTTCAATGACATGATTAATAATAATAAAATCATAATGATTGGCAGGAAAAATGCTTAATGCTTCCTTATCCAAATCGCACACATGATGGATTTCAACCAAATCAGTCACTTTCAATTCGGGAAAATAAGTAATTAAAACTTCTCGCGGCGCAACATCACAGTACTCAACTGTACATGTTTTAGGTAATTGAGCAGGCTGATGCAATGCGCCAATTTCTAAACCTTGTCCGTTCAGCAAATGATAACCTTGTTGACGGTGCGCTAGGGAGGGCGTTGTGGCTGTAGGATTAACCACTTTATCCAAAGCACAGGCTTGTCGTCCCTCAGATTTTCCGTATTGTACCCAATGTAACCAACCTCCATTCGGCACGCCTTGGTAGGCTGGATGTTGGGCAACATCGGGATAACGCAGAAAATAATCCACATTATCAAAATTAGCTTCAGTTAAAATAGGTTTATTCGATGTTGATTTAGACATAACTTAAATCTCATTTAAGACAGTTAAAGGAATTTTTTAGATAATGTAACGCGATTATTTTTAATCAATTTTAATGCACTTGCGTGTGAATTTATTTACTTACCCCGTGATAATATTTTATTCTATCACAGTCATATCGTCATGTTGAATGGTTAAGAAAATAGGAGATTAACATTTGAACAGACCCGATCATTTTTCTGAAGAAAAACCCCATTTATTCAATCGAGATCAATTAAAAATTTTGATTGTAGCAACCCCAAAAACGGGAAATACGTGGTTAAAGTTGTTATTGTCCCATATTTATGATTTGCCTGTTTTTGAATTATCTGTCGATACGACTCAATTTGAACAGAACATTTCAGCATTAGGTGAGCGTTGGATTGTACATCAACATTATCCCATTCCTGAACCTGACTTTTTAGACTGTTTAGCTCGCCACCAAATTGTCTTATTAAGTACCGTGCGCCATCCCGGAGATGTTTTGGTTTCATTATTTCATTTTGTCAGGTGGTCTTGGCCACATTTAGTGGCAGAAGATCGCCTGCTCATTCTTAAAGAAGATGAAGGAGTCATGGGAAAACATACCTTAGCTTATATTCAGGATAATACCTTTGCAGAATTCTTGTCTGTTTCGCTGCGTTGGTTGCCTTATACGCATCAGATTCGTTATGAAGAATTATTAGCGCACCCCATCGAAACTTTAAGCACTTTAACTAAAAAAATTTGCCCTGTTTCTAAGGAAAAAATAATCAGAGGCATTTTATCCTGTGATTTAAATATATTAAGAGAAAATAAAATTGGTTATGACAAGCGACATTTCAGAAGTGGTGTCGCGGGAGAATGGAAAAAAACCATTCCTAACGATGTGCTAGACACTCTGCGTCATCAATCGCCTTATCCTGAACTGCTGGCGGCTCTTGGTTATTCCTTTGATTTGCAAGAACAAGCCACAGCAATCACTGGCTTTGATTATGCCACTATCAATCCATTTCGCCAAGAAACCCATTTCAATGGCAATATAGAAATTACTCCATTTTTATCTTTGATTTATTTCTCTATAGAAGGCGCACTAACTCGTTGGCCAGAGCCTGCAAAAATAGACCATTCGGATTGTTTTTTTAACTGGTTAAATTCTCCTGTTATTGCAGAGAATAATCCAACGGATATTAACACCTTGCCCATAATTACACAATTGGCTTATTTTATTTATCAAAGCCGTCCTGATCTCCAAAGAACATTCCCTGATATTTTCGCTGAACATCGAGAATTATTTTGTCGCTGGTTTGTGCAACATGCGCCATCTGAATATAAAATAGATAACTATTTTTTTCTAGTGGTTTCTCAATCGCTGGATCGGGCAGTAGAAGCCCGTGCTTCTAACACCGTTCATTCAGATGAAATAAGTCGCAGATTAGGAGAAAAAATTAAAGGCTGGCTAAAACGCAGATAATCTTTTCTTTATTGAGTGTCTCAAAAAAAACTTGAGACACTCATTCATACTACAGCCAATGACGGATTTAATTCTTCATATCATTACGCATAACCGCCCATTGCAGTAATATTAAATCCAGCATCGACATAAGTGATTTCCCCAGTAATGCCCAATGCTAAATCGGAGCATAGGAATGCGGCTGTATTTCCTACATCTTCAATAGTCACATTACGACGCAGCGGGGCATTTTGTTCTACATAAGTCAACATACTACGAAAATCAGAAATTCCCGCAGCGGCTAAAGTCCGAATAGGCCCTGCTGAAATTCCATTCACTCGTATGCCTTTTGGACCTAAACTGTACGCCAAATAACGCACATTTGCCTCCAAACTGGCTTTAGCCAACCCCATGACATTGTAATTCGGTAGAACACGAACCGAACCCAAATACGACAAGGTGACGATTGAAGACTGCCGTCCCGACATCATCGGCAACGCCGCTTTAGCCAAAGCGGACAGGCTGTAAACGCTAATTTCATGCGCCGTTAAAAATCCATCTCGCGTGCCATTTTCTAAATATTCTCCTTTTAACTCCTCAGCAGGCGCGTAAGCCACTGAATGTACAAGAATATCTAAACCATTCCATTGTTTTTGTAATTGCTCAAAAACAGTGGCGATCTGCTCGTCATACTTCACATCACAAGGTAAAACAATCGATGATCCACACTGCTTGGCCATGTCTTCCACACGGCTTTGTAGTTTTTCGTTTTGATAAGTAAACGCCAATTCCGCGCCTTCGCGGTGCATAGCTTGGGCAATGCCCCAAGCAATCGAACGAGTACTTGCTAAACCGACAATTAAGGCTTTTTTCCCAGCCAAAAATCCCATTATATCACTCCTAAAAAACTTCAAAATAAAGTATCATTAACCCCATTCACTCGGTCATTATCGACCTTTAAATTCTTGAAAAGCCATATAGGCTTCAGCCGCTGTCATTAACGAAGGGCCACCGCCCATATAAATGGCAACACCTAACATTTCTATAAATTCTTGATCCGTCACATCCAAATTCACCAAAGCCTTAGCATGATAACCCAAACACCCCTGACAGCGGGCTGTCACGGCAACCGCCATCGCAATTAACTCTTTGGTTTTCTTGTCTAAAACGCCATCTTTATTCGCCGCTTCAGACATCTGGCGAAACCCTCTTAATACCTCAGGCATATCCTGCCCCATCGCCACAATGGCTTTAGAAATATCCTCTGTGACTTCTTGATAACTTTTAGAAGGGAATTGTTCTGACATAACGGCTCCATAATGAGAAAAATTAAAGAAAATTTAACAGTTATATTAACGCTTACGTTCCTGCGCCCACGCAATGCTGCGCGGAAAAAACATTCTGTCTCCATGATGACGCACAAAACGATATAATTGGGCAGGACGATTTGAACCCGTGCGCATCTTTCCTTTAATCGGACGCACAATACCTGCGCGATCAACCCGTAAACGAAAAGAGCTTTTATTCAACTTTTCCTGCATAATGATTTCGTAAACTTTTTGTAATTCACTTAATGTAAACGCTTGTGGCAACAGATGTACCGCGATGTCTGTGTAATCCAACTTAGAACGCAAACGTGTGACCGCATCTTGTAAAATTTGCGCATGATCAAACGCCAGCGTTAAATCGACTTTATCGCCTGAAATACTCCACCAACGCGCCTCTTCCGCGTCCGTTCCCGCTTGCAAATGTACTTCATCAACCGACACCAGCGCGAAATAAGCCACCGACACCGTCCACCCTCGCGGATCGCGGTCTATGCCGCCATACGTTGACAATTGTTCCAAATAAGGGCGCGATTCATCGCCTTCAGCAGGTTGTACCCCCGTTTCCTCACGCAACTCGCGCAACGCAGCGGCTTCCAACGAATTATCTTGTGACAGGCGCAACGCGCCACCCGGTAACGCCCAATAACCCTTATAAGGCGTTAATCCGCGCTTAATTAACAACACTTTTAACGTGTCATTTTCTATGGTAAAAATCGCCACATCAACCATCACGGTTGGTTTTTCATAATCGGTCAAAGGCGCATTAATTAAAATCTCTCTCTCGGTCATTTTAGTCCTGCAAATTAGCGTGTTATTATCTATTTTATTTATTGTTAGCCATCACAAGATCAATGCGTTTTTTTAGCAGTAGCAAATACGCGAACACCCGATACAAATAAACTTAAACGTTTTAATTCATCCCACGGATCACCAATTTCTACGCCTTTAACTATTTTATCAATTTTAATACTTTGTTTCAAAAATCGTTGCCATGCGATGGTAGGATAACGTTTTAATGCCTGTTTAATTAGCGTTTGCCGATGCGACCAAATTCTAAATTGTTTAAATAACATATCCATTGATTCTCCCTGCTGAATGGCAAAGCTAATTTGGGCTAAATTGCGCAATTCTTGCTGCAATGCCCAACAAATAAAAAACGCATCTTGTCCTTCGCTGCGCAAATTCTCCAATTGCCGCACACTGCGCGGCGCATCGCCCTTTAACACCGATTCGACCCAACCAAAGACCTCAAAGCGCGCACTGTCAGCAACGGCTTCTAAAACCTGTGGCGTATCAATCGATTGATTGGGATATAATAAAGCCAGTTTCTCAATTTCCTGCGCACAAGCCAATAAATGTCCTTCAGAGCGTTCTGCTAATAATTCAATGGCTTCAGGCGTGGCTTGCAATTTAGCCTGTTGCATACGCTGGGCAATCCATTGTGGTAATTGCGCAATTTCAATGGCACTGACCAATACAATGGTGGCTATTTTTTCTAGTTCAATAAACCATTTTGTTTTCTGTTTTTGCCCATCTAATTTATCAACAGTGATTAATAATAAAGTTTCTGCGGGGGGATGCGCACAATAGGCTTGCAATATTTTACCTGCGCCTTCATTTGGCGTGCGCGAACCAAAATCTAATTCTAATATTCTCCGTTGTGCAAATAAAGATAAACTATTGGCTTCGGCATCAAATTGATTCCAATCAAATCCCGTATCGACATAAAAAACCACACGTTCTTGATAACCTTGCTGACGTGCCACACTGCGAATTAAATCAGTCGATTCGCGCAATTGCAAAGGTTCTTCACCTAAAATTAGATAAATAGGCGTGAATGGTTTTTTTAATTGGGCGGCTAATTGAGCAGCTTTTATTCTCATAAGTGTAATAATATTTAGCGTAAAAAATCTATTGAATTCGTTTTAGAATGGCTTTGAATAAATTAGCGTCTCGGTCGTCAATAAATTCAGTATTTGGATGTTCTTTCAAAGCGCGCAAAATTCCCGAACCTATGCCGCGATAAGGCAAAATTTGAGTCGCAAATGAAGTCAATATCGGATTTCTAGCATTAGAATTACCCGCTTTAATATTGGCAATTGTTAAATTATTAGGTAAATGACCAGGACTAATTATTTCCACGCGATCATTAAACACAAATACTCGAATGGGGGCAGAAATAAAATAATCTCGATGAATTAACGCATTAACCAGCAATTCTTCTAAGGCGATACGAGGAATTTCTGGAATTCCTAAACTATTAACAAATTGTTCCTCCTGTTTATGTTTAAGATTGGCTTGAATAAAACTCAATGTTTGCTGAAAAATATCCGCCATTTTACCTTGAATATCACGGCTGTCTTGATAATTTTCTACTGCAATTGTGTCTCCCGGAAAACAAACTGCTTTCACAATAAAAACAGGTAAATATGCCGATGGATTGCGCGCAAACAATAAGGCTGCTGTGAGGTTCAATATTCCATTTTTACCCAAATTCATATTAGAAATAGTTTGTTCTAATGGCAAGGTTTGCGCCTCTAAAGATTCATTATAGCGGCGTTGAAAAAAGGCGCGAAAATAATCCATATCCAAATCGGCAAGTGTTAAACCATTGACGGGTGATTGATCGGCGTGCAATAAGCCTGACATTTGAAATAAACGTTGGATTTCTTCTCTTGCCGTGGCTTTACGTTTATCCGCCCTATTTTTGACCCAAAACACGCCATTTTTATCCTGATAAGGTTTATTCATACCAACAGGAATATGAATAATTAAAACTAAACCATTTTCAGTTAATAAATTTTGAGTATAAGGGTTAATTGCAGGTTTCACATTTTGGCTGGCTACATTGGAAATCAATTGATTTAAACGCGACACATCTTCTTTTGTTAAACCCGTAATTGAACCATCATCAGAAACACCAACTATAATTTTTCCACCATTGGCATTGCTAAATGCCACCATTTCTGAGGCTAATGAATCTTCATTATGAATTATTTTCTTAAATTGATGCGCGCTGTCTTCGCCTTGTGCAAGAATGGTCATTAATTCTAAGATTTCCATTTTTGATAGATTTCCTTGCGACGATTAAAGGCTTCGTTGCCTCCTTCCATAATTTTCACGATATTTTCTTGCTGTGCAGATTCATCAATACCTCCACTTTCAATCGAAATGCAAGCCTCCGTAAAAGCACAGGCATGTATTTGTTCCGCATCACCTAATACGGGAATATTTGGATTATGCGTGGCAAAAATAAATTGTACATTCGGTTTCATTTGGCGCAATAATTTAATCACATCTTCATAAAGTGTTTGATTGTCCAAATCATCTTCTGGTTGATCAATAATTATCACATCATTTTTTTGTTGAGATAAAGTAAATAAAATCAGTGCAGAAGCCCGTTGTCCTATCGAATGTTGTTGAAGTACTTTACCATGATAAGTAATTATAAATCTATTTGGCGTTTGATAAGTTAAAAGCGAGATTAAATTTTTTTTAAAATACTCTACAAACACCTGAGAGTTATTACCGATTAATGCCTCAGCATTTGCAAGGTGGGTGTGAATTGCTATAAAGTCTGAGTACCGATCAACTAACTTTTGAAAATTAGTTTCACGGATATTGCTACCCTTAAAATTTTCTTTCATAAATTTAAGAAAGTCAGCTTTATCCGCTTTATATTCCGCATCAATCATGAAAGAAGAGGATTCACTTTTTATTTTATCGAGTTCTGTTTTAATCAAAGTAAATTCTTCATGATAAAGCTGATCTAATGTATCAAGTTCCCTTAGTAATAAATTAGTGGCTGAATTTCGGCGTTCATTTTCTCTTTCAAGGTTGCCTAAAGTTTGCGCGGTTTTTGCTAGTTTTTGTTTAAGGCGTAAAAACTCATCTGAACTAATAGGTTGTTCTGTCTTTGCTTTAAGTTCAGAGGCTAGTTTTCTTTCAACTTCAGCGAATTCATCACTTAATCCTTCACGAATTGCCATAAGCTGGTGATATTCTTTAGACAGCTTATCTTTATTAATTTCTATTTGGGCAATCTCAGTTTTTAAATGTTCAAATCCATTTATCACTGCGGCATAATTAAGCATAAAAGCGGATATGCAGTCAGCATTATATTTAGCTTGATATACCAAAAAGATAGGGTTCGTAGAATCCTTATTTTGTCAGAATCAAAATTTGCAGACACAATAATTTTCAAAATTTATTCTTACAAGTCGTTTATTTTAAACAGATTTTTTATTCTTTAATTCTGAAAATCCTAAAATTCTGTAAATTCTGATTCTGACAGAAAAATTTTATGAATGACTTAATTTTGGTATAGTCAGAAAAATCACGCAAATCATCTTCATAATTCGCCAATACTTCTTTCATACGCAAAACAAATTCTTCCACTCGCATTGTTGCATGATTTAAAGCACGAATATCAGCATCAAAATTAAGGCGTTTTTGCAATTTTTCCTCTATTCCATACTGGGCATAGAGGGTTAAACGATGTTCTGTATCTTGTTTAATTTTTCTTTGTTCTTCAATTTGCTCAGGCAAATTATTTAATTTTTGCAGTCGTTCTATTGCAGCAATGACTTTACTTTTTTGTTCACGAATGCGGCGATGAATATCATTTAATTTTTGACCTAATAACTTATTAACCAAGTCTTTTTCAAAACCGTCACTGGTATTAGAAAGGTCTTTTTGTCCAAAGTAAATAGGATGGTGTAAAACGGTTTCTTGAATCGAGACACCGGGTTGCAGCACATCGTCAATATAGACCTTAGAAAATTCGCCAGAAATGCGTCGAATTTCATAGGCTTGTCCATAATGATTTACTGCTTGAATAACGACTTTTCCGCCACTGCCCATGACACAATGTGCTAAATTTTCTTTATATTCTTGATCACTCGCTTTTTCACCAAGAGGAATATCTAACACTTTGCGCAACACTTCCAATATGGAAGATTTACCACTGCCACGAATGCCAATTAATGTATTTAATTCAGGGGAGAAATAAATAGTTTTACCTGATAATAACCCGCCTTCAAAAGAAATGCTTTTAATGTAAGAGTGCTTGTATTTAGGTTTTTCTTTCGCCAATCGATGCGCATGATCAGCCAGTGCAAATTTCACGGCTGCAAATGAAAACGCACTGAGTTTTAAATAACAGACTTTACCCCTGCCAATCTCCTCAATATTTTTAGGATCAGAGCCTTCAACTTCGGCAGGATAAGCCTCTTTTAGCCAATTTTGAGCTTTTGCACGGCGGTCATGGCTTCTCACCTTTTGAAAACCTAAAGCATGGCGGCAAAAATATGGATTTTCTCCCAACTCTCCTAACCGTCCACCATCCAACTCCTCCCACAAACCGCTTCTATTTTCTACGTGAGCAAAGATTAGAAAAAAATCTTTATGATTTCCTTCGAGTTTTTTAATGGTTTCGATTAAGTTGAGCGAACTTCTACCGTTTTCATTTTCATATTGTGCGGGTCTTTTTCCCTCAAATACAATAGTAAGAAATGGATTAATATAATCATCATTATTTTGCCACCATTCCTCACTAAATACCACCAAAGTATGAATGCCATTTGCACCGTCGTTTACTGATAATTCTACGCCTGCTAATAATAAAATTCCTTTGTTCTTAGCTGTTTTATATAAGGCATTAAATTCTTCTTTATCAAATTTATTGTGATTGGTAATGACTCCAATTTGAATGCTTGCCTTTTCTAAAGCAGCGACATAATTACTGTAATAATAATTGTCTTCGCCAGAATATTTAAATTCACGATCAGCTTTGGTATGTAAATGAAAATCAGCACGCAACCAAGCAGCACCGTTTTGAAATGGAGAACCCATTTAAAAAAAACCTCTTTATCAAAATATAAAATAAATCAAAACAAGATAAAATTATCTACCAAAATTCTCAACTTCACAACCACATCCATTACATGTAATTCCCAACAACAAACCTTCTTGATTGTACCATTGCTAAAATTTTTATTCCACCTATTTAAATTCGTTTATGTTAGAATAATCGATCACCCGCCAGAAATAGAATGAAGCGCGAAAACGCATAAATGGTGTGGATATTTTTTTGGCCTAGCTGTGTGGATAAATGCGACATGACTCAATCATTTCCCCTTTTAGAATCCATTGATTCTCCCCAAGATTTACGGCGTTTAAATGACTCTCAATTGCCCGAATTAGCTAAAGAATTACGCCATTTTTTAATTGATACATTAAGCCGTACAGGTGGCCATTTAGCCTCCAATTTAGGCACGGTGGAATTAACCATTGCTTTGCATTATTTATTTAATACTCCTGAAGATCGCTTGGTGTGGGATGTGGGACATCAAAGTTATCCCCATAAGATTTTAACGGGACGACGGGCAGCCATGAGCGGTTTACGACAAAAAAACGGCATTGCTGGCTTTCCACGCCGTGAAGAAAGCGAATATGATACCTTTGGCGTGGGTCATTCTAGCACGTCAATTAGTGCCGCATTAGGCATGGCCATTGCCGCAAGACGACAAAATTCTTTACGCAAAGTAGTGGCGATTATTGGCGATGGCGCAATGACCGCAGGAATGGCATTTGAAGCCATGAATCATGCGGCTGAAGTCAATGCCAATTTACTGGTTATTTTAAACGACAATGACATGTCTATTTCTCCCAATGTGGGTGGATTGTCGCAGTATTTAGCCAAAATTTTATCCAGCCAATTTTACACGGCAATGCGGGAAGGCAGTAAGCATATTTTAAGTCGAATTCCTCCCGTTCATGAATTTGCTCGCCGCACAGAAGAACATGTTAAGGGTATGATTGTGCCGGGGACATTATTTGAAGAATTAGGTTTTAATTATATTGGCCCCATTGATGGCCATGATTTGCCTACTTTACTAAATACTTTAAGTAATGTGAAACATCTCGAAGGGCCACAAATGTTGCATGTCATCACGCAAAAAGGCAAAGGCTATGCGGTGGCAGAACAGAATCCTTGTGATTATCACGGTGTCACTGCATTTGACCCAAAAACAGGGCAAATGTTCAAAAAGCCTGCCCCCGCACCCACCTATACCCAAGTATTTGGGCAATGGCTATGTGACATGGCATCGGCGGATGATCAATTAATCGGCATTACGCCTGCAATGTGTGAAGGATCGGGATTGGTGGAGTTTTCTAAACGTTTTCCTCAGCGTTATTTTGACGTGGGCATTGCTGAACAACATTGCGTCACATTTGCCGCAGGAATAGCTTGTGAAGGATTAAAACCTGTGGTGGCGATTTATTCCACTTTTTTACAACGCGCTTATGATCAGCTCATTCACGATGTCGCT
The DNA window shown above is from Thioflexithrix psekupsensis and carries:
- the gspE gene encoding type II secretion system ATPase GspE — protein: MTAPILLPFAYARRHGVIVTGLTPQHAHIAYRQPLSRVTLSELRRFLACPLQLDPVSEEQFERLLTAHYQYQANQSMQMMEGLGEELDLFQVAQQLSNEPEDLLESDDDAPIIRLINALLSEAIKENASDIHIEPFESRLVVRFRIDGVLREVLQPRRVLAPLLCSRIKVMAKLDIAEKRLPQDGRISLKIAGRAVDVRVSTIPCGHGERVVLRLLDKQAGRLDLSQIGMPDMMQRRLREDLHKPHGIFLVTGPTGSGKTTTLYAMLNYLNDRKRNIMTVEDPIEYYLDGVGQTQVNSKVGMSFAKGLRAILRQDPDVVMVGEIRDVETAQIAVQASLTGHLVLSTLHTNSALGAVTRLRDMGVEPFLLSSSLLGVMSQRLVRLLCPECKQVEIPSELERQRFGLAKDVVLYQAVGCEACNDMGYRGRTGIYELIQVDSKLQQMIYEGASQHALEEYAQKDTLSLTQSGWQRIISGDTSVAEVLRVTRE
- a CDS encoding class I SAM-dependent methyltransferase, with protein sequence MSKSTSNKPILTEANFDNVDYFLRYPDVAQHPAYQGVPNGGWLHWVQYGKSEGRQACALDKVVNPTATTPSLAHRQQGYHLLNGQGLEIGALHQPAQLPKTCTVEYCDVAPREVLITYFPELKVTDLVEIHHVCDLDKEALSIFPANHYDFIIINHVIEHVANPIRVIEELFRVIKPGGCVVISAPDKDFTFDKRRNLTPFAHLLEEYRQNVTEVTDEHYLDFLQAVHPERAGTSPDILAIHLQQIRDRREHAHVWDSQSFEAFMQASLALLRIEATCIFSHKANEGNYFEYFSVWRK
- a CDS encoding sulfotransferase domain-containing protein, with the translated sequence MNRPDHFSEEKPHLFNRDQLKILIVATPKTGNTWLKLLLSHIYDLPVFELSVDTTQFEQNISALGERWIVHQHYPIPEPDFLDCLARHQIVLLSTVRHPGDVLVSLFHFVRWSWPHLVAEDRLLILKEDEGVMGKHTLAYIQDNTFAEFLSVSLRWLPYTHQIRYEELLAHPIETLSTLTKKICPVSKEKIIRGILSCDLNILRENKIGYDKRHFRSGVAGEWKKTIPNDVLDTLRHQSPYPELLAALGYSFDLQEQATAITGFDYATINPFRQETHFNGNIEITPFLSLIYFSIEGALTRWPEPAKIDHSDCFFNWLNSPVIAENNPTDINTLPIITQLAYFIYQSRPDLQRTFPDIFAEHRELFCRWFVQHAPSEYKIDNYFFLVVSQSLDRAVEARASNTVHSDEISRRLGEKIKGWLKRR
- a CDS encoding enoyl-ACP reductase FabI, producing the protein MGFLAGKKALIVGLASTRSIAWGIAQAMHREGAELAFTYQNEKLQSRVEDMAKQCGSSIVLPCDVKYDEQIATVFEQLQKQWNGLDILVHSVAYAPAEELKGEYLENGTRDGFLTAHEISVYSLSALAKAALPMMSGRQSSIVTLSYLGSVRVLPNYNVMGLAKASLEANVRYLAYSLGPKGIRVNGISAGPIRTLAAAGISDFRSMLTYVEQNAPLRRNVTIEDVGNTAAFLCSDLALGITGEITYVDAGFNITAMGGYA
- a CDS encoding carboxymuconolactone decarboxylase family protein, coding for MSEQFPSKSYQEVTEDISKAIVAMGQDMPEVLRGFRQMSEAANKDGVLDKKTKELIAMAVAVTARCQGCLGYHAKALVNLDVTDQEFIEMLGVAIYMGGGPSLMTAAEAYMAFQEFKGR
- a CDS encoding NUDIX hydrolase, which translates into the protein MTEREILINAPLTDYEKPTVMVDVAIFTIENDTLKVLLIKRGLTPYKGYWALPGGALRLSQDNSLEAAALRELREETGVQPAEGDESRPYLEQLSTYGGIDRDPRGWTVSVAYFALVSVDEVHLQAGTDAEEARWWSISGDKVDLTLAFDHAQILQDAVTRLRSKLDYTDIAVHLLPQAFTLSELQKVYEIIMQEKLNKSSFRLRVDRAGIVRPIKGKMRTGSNRPAQLYRFVRHHGDRMFFPRSIAWAQERKR
- the holA gene encoding DNA polymerase III subunit delta, with amino-acid sequence MRIKAAQLAAQLKKPFTPIYLILGEEPLQLRESTDLIRSVARQQGYQERVVFYVDTGFDWNQFDAEANSLSLFAQRRILELDFGSRTPNEGAGKILQAYCAHPPAETLLLITVDKLDGQKQKTKWFIELEKIATIVLVSAIEIAQLPQWIAQRMQQAKLQATPEAIELLAERSEGHLLACAQEIEKLALLYPNQSIDTPQVLEAVADSARFEVFGWVESVLKGDAPRSVRQLENLRSEGQDAFFICWALQQELRNLAQISFAIQQGESMDMLFKQFRIWSHRQTLIKQALKRYPTIAWQRFLKQSIKIDKIVKGVEIGDPWDELKRLSLFVSGVRVFATAKKTH
- a CDS encoding RNA-binding domain-containing protein, whose amino-acid sequence is MEILELMTILAQGEDSAHQFKKIIHNEDSLASEMVAFSNANGGKIIVGVSDDGSITGLTKEDVSRLNQLISNVASQNVKPAINPYTQNLLTENGLVLIIHIPVGMNKPYQDKNGVFWVKNRADKRKATAREEIQRLFQMSGLLHADQSPVNGLTLADLDMDYFRAFFQRRYNESLEAQTLPLEQTISNMNLGKNGILNLTAALLFARNPSAYLPVFIVKAVCFPGDTIAVENYQDSRDIQGKMADIFQQTLSFIQANLKHKQEEQFVNSLGIPEIPRIALEELLVNALIHRDYFISAPIRVFVFNDRVEIISPGHLPNNLTIANIKAGNSNARNPILTSFATQILPYRGIGSGILRALKEHPNTEFIDDRDANLFKAILKRIQ
- a CDS encoding AAA family ATPase; this encodes MLNYAAVINGFEHLKTEIAQIEINKDKLSKEYHQLMAIREGLSDEFAEVERKLASELKAKTEQPISSDEFLRLKQKLAKTAQTLGNLERENERRNSATNLLLRELDTLDQLYHEEFTLIKTELDKIKSESSSFMIDAEYKADKADFLKFMKENFKGSNIRETNFQKLVDRYSDFIAIHTHLANAEALIGNNSQVFVEYFKKNLISLLTYQTPNRFIITYHGKVLQQHSIGQRASALILFTLSQQKNDVIIIDQPEDDLDNQTLYEDVIKLLRQMKPNVQFIFATHNPNIPVLGDAEQIHACAFTEACISIESGGIDESAQQENIVKIMEGGNEAFNRRKEIYQKWKS